A window of the Mesorhizobium opportunistum WSM2075 genome harbors these coding sequences:
- the fliI gene encoding flagellar protein export ATPase FliI, which produces MSLQQPSIRAPERQPQPAPEDRLAALERVWRRFSGADALVKRGGLVTEVTPTHYKVRGLSDFARLGDIVEQRGLAGARRGEIVKISRDEVVVAPFERSADAGIGDAVFRRGPLAVAPHGSWRGRTIDALTRAIDGGPPLVRGDDMAASATTPGAMARQRVGTAFMTGVKVIDIFTPLCLGQRLGVFAGSGVGKSTLLAMLAGADAFDTVVVALIGERGREVREFLEDTIGDSMAKTVAVVATSDESAMMRRRAPDTAMRVAEHFRDQGHRVLLVLDSITRFAHALREVATGTGEPPVARGYPASVFTELPKLLERAGPGAEGKGSITAIISVLVDGDDHNDPVADSVRGILDGHVVLDRAIAEQGRYPPVNPLSSISRLAGKAWSLEQRALVTRLKSMISRFEDTRDIRLLGAYQGGVDAELDIAVRQVPLIYEALTQSPRDRPSTDPFSDLARHLKGKQNAEPGE; this is translated from the coding sequence ATGTCGCTCCAACAGCCATCCATCCGCGCACCCGAGAGACAGCCGCAGCCGGCGCCGGAAGACCGCCTGGCCGCGCTCGAGCGTGTATGGCGCCGCTTCAGCGGCGCCGACGCGCTGGTCAAGCGTGGCGGCCTCGTCACCGAAGTTACGCCCACGCACTACAAGGTGCGCGGCCTTTCCGATTTCGCTCGGTTGGGCGACATCGTCGAGCAGCGCGGCCTGGCCGGCGCGCGCCGCGGCGAAATCGTCAAGATCAGCCGCGACGAGGTTGTCGTAGCCCCCTTCGAACGCAGTGCCGATGCCGGTATCGGCGATGCCGTCTTCCGCCGCGGCCCGCTCGCCGTGGCTCCGCACGGCTCGTGGCGCGGCCGCACCATAGATGCGCTGACCCGGGCGATCGACGGAGGCCCGCCGCTCGTCAGGGGTGACGACATGGCGGCCAGCGCCACCACGCCCGGTGCCATGGCCCGGCAGCGTGTCGGCACGGCGTTCATGACCGGCGTCAAGGTCATCGACATCTTCACGCCGCTGTGCCTAGGCCAGCGCCTCGGCGTCTTTGCCGGCTCCGGCGTCGGCAAGTCGACGCTGCTTGCCATGCTCGCCGGTGCCGACGCTTTCGACACTGTCGTCGTGGCGCTGATCGGCGAACGCGGCCGCGAGGTCCGCGAATTCCTCGAGGATACGATCGGCGACAGCATGGCCAAGACCGTGGCCGTTGTCGCCACCAGCGATGAGAGCGCCATGATGCGCCGGCGCGCACCCGACACCGCCATGCGGGTCGCGGAGCATTTTCGCGACCAGGGCCACCGCGTGCTCCTGGTGCTGGATTCGATCACCCGCTTCGCCCATGCGTTGCGCGAAGTGGCGACGGGAACCGGCGAGCCGCCGGTCGCCCGCGGATACCCTGCCTCGGTTTTCACAGAACTGCCGAAGCTGCTTGAGCGAGCCGGGCCAGGAGCTGAGGGAAAAGGCTCGATTACCGCCATCATTTCCGTGCTGGTCGATGGCGACGATCACAACGATCCGGTCGCCGATTCCGTGCGCGGCATCCTCGACGGCCATGTCGTGCTCGACCGCGCGATCGCCGAACAGGGCCGCTATCCGCCGGTCAATCCGCTGTCGTCCATATCGCGTCTGGCTGGCAAGGCGTGGAGCCTCGAGCAGCGCGCCCTGGTGACCCGGCTGAAGTCGATGATCTCGCGCTTCGAGGACACACGCGACATTCGCCTGCTCGGCGCCTATCAGGGTGGCGTCGATGCCGAGCTCGACATTGCCGTGCGCCAGGTGCCGCTGATCTACGAGGCGCTGACGCAGTCGCCCAGGGACCGTCCTTCGACCGATCCGTTCTCCGACCTTGCCCGTCATCTCAAGGGAAAGCAGAATGCCGAACCAGGAGAGTGA
- the flgF gene encoding flagellar basal-body rod protein FlgF produces MRDSLYVALSAQMALERRLDTIADNVANANTVGFRATGVKFEDVVSGTGQKSVSFASSGKTYLSGAHGPLNETGNPFDFAIQGDAWFAIDTPAGPVMTRDGRFSMNENGELMSIEGHPVLDAGGAPIQLDPRNGPPKAGADGSLRQNDQLVGSIGLYNFDPGVNFVRYGNSGIVPARTPEPVTDRSDVGIAQGFVEESNVNPVLEMTRLIMVQRAFENTAALMRQTDSSTDEAIKTLGSK; encoded by the coding sequence ATGCGGGACAGTCTCTACGTCGCCCTTTCCGCGCAAATGGCGCTCGAGCGCCGGCTCGACACGATCGCCGACAATGTCGCCAACGCCAATACCGTCGGGTTTCGCGCCACTGGCGTGAAATTCGAGGACGTGGTGTCCGGCACCGGGCAGAAATCGGTCTCCTTCGCTTCGTCCGGCAAGACCTATCTTTCCGGCGCCCACGGCCCCCTGAACGAGACCGGCAACCCATTCGATTTCGCCATCCAGGGCGACGCCTGGTTCGCCATCGACACGCCCGCCGGCCCCGTCATGACCCGCGACGGCCGGTTTTCCATGAACGAGAATGGTGAGCTGATGTCGATCGAGGGCCATCCGGTGCTCGATGCCGGCGGGGCGCCGATCCAGCTCGACCCGCGCAACGGCCCGCCCAAGGCAGGCGCCGACGGCTCGCTGCGCCAGAACGATCAGCTTGTCGGCTCGATCGGCCTCTACAATTTCGATCCGGGCGTAAACTTCGTGCGCTACGGCAATTCGGGCATCGTGCCGGCACGCACGCCCGAACCGGTCACCGATCGCTCCGATGTCGGCATCGCCCAGGGCTTCGTCGAGGAGTCCAACGTCAATCCGGTGCTGGAGATGACGCGGCTGATCATGGTCCAGCGTGCCTTCGAAAACACCGCGGCCCTGATGCGGCAGACGGATTCCTCCACAGACGAGGCGATCAAGACGCTCGGCTCGAAGTAG